One part of the Eucalyptus grandis isolate ANBG69807.140 chromosome 10, ASM1654582v1, whole genome shotgun sequence genome encodes these proteins:
- the LOC104422895 gene encoding uncharacterized protein LOC104422895 isoform X1 — translation MAATCSTSPRLILWDSSQITRRVGSVAMLMRSRIPINRVTAVRTRSSLKNQVHTVFEDQCEGIVCYRDESGEIICEGYDEGPRFGRKILRTTYRYEARDAEIIDLLQRNWLQIAEDGALYKVEVGDILQEDLS, via the exons ATGGCCGCGACATGTTCCACCTCCCCTCGGCTTATTCTATGGGACTCAAGCCAGATTACGAGGCGGGTCGGCTCGGTTGCGATGCTCATGCGCAGCCGGATTCCGATCAACAGAGTGACTGCGGTCCGGACCCGATCGTCCTTGAAGAACCAGGTACACACG GTTTTTGAGGATCAATGTGAAGGTATAGTATGTTACAGAGACGAGAGCGGGGAGATCATTTGTGAAGGATACGACGAGGGCCCGAGATTCGGCAGAAAGATTCTGAGGACTACATACCGCTACGAAGCTAG GGATGCTGAAATCATCGACCTTCTTCAACGAAATTGGCTTCAGATTGCAGAAGATGGAGCATTGTACAAAGTGGAGGTGGGAGATATTCTACAAGAGGACTTGAGCTAG
- the LOC104422895 gene encoding uncharacterized protein LOC104422895 isoform X2, giving the protein MAATCSTSPRLILWDSSQITRRVGSVAMLMRSRIPINRVTAVRTRSSLKNQVFEDQCEGIVCYRDESGEIICEGYDEGPRFGRKILRTTYRYEARDAEIIDLLQRNWLQIAEDGALYKVEVGDILQEDLS; this is encoded by the exons ATGGCCGCGACATGTTCCACCTCCCCTCGGCTTATTCTATGGGACTCAAGCCAGATTACGAGGCGGGTCGGCTCGGTTGCGATGCTCATGCGCAGCCGGATTCCGATCAACAGAGTGACTGCGGTCCGGACCCGATCGTCCTTGAAGAACCAG GTTTTTGAGGATCAATGTGAAGGTATAGTATGTTACAGAGACGAGAGCGGGGAGATCATTTGTGAAGGATACGACGAGGGCCCGAGATTCGGCAGAAAGATTCTGAGGACTACATACCGCTACGAAGCTAG GGATGCTGAAATCATCGACCTTCTTCAACGAAATTGGCTTCAGATTGCAGAAGATGGAGCATTGTACAAAGTGGAGGTGGGAGATATTCTACAAGAGGACTTGAGCTAG